In Microbulbifer celer, a single window of DNA contains:
- a CDS encoding TetR/AcrR family transcriptional regulator, producing the protein MDKQELLVRTAFKLFYTRGIHAVGVNLVLAESGIAKKTLYHHFPSKEHLVEAAIRYRDCSYRAWLISRLEHVPAGRPALLELFNALSDWFHSRVPDIGHFNGCFFINASAEFGDRDNAIHRACAEHKAGMMALIRRHVDELSLSEGRTEEITNLTVLLKEGAISMAHVQGNLNAAFEAKGILENILNGYADE; encoded by the coding sequence ATGGATAAGCAAGAGTTGCTGGTTCGTACCGCCTTTAAATTGTTCTACACACGCGGCATCCACGCCGTGGGTGTGAATCTGGTGTTAGCAGAGTCCGGCATAGCTAAAAAAACGCTTTATCACCATTTCCCCAGCAAGGAGCATCTTGTAGAGGCGGCGATCCGTTATCGTGACTGTAGTTACCGGGCGTGGCTTATTTCGAGACTGGAGCATGTTCCTGCTGGCAGGCCCGCATTGCTGGAACTGTTTAATGCCTTAAGTGACTGGTTTCACAGTCGGGTACCGGATATTGGCCATTTCAATGGCTGCTTTTTTATCAATGCCAGCGCTGAGTTTGGTGACCGAGACAATGCTATCCATCGGGCCTGTGCCGAGCACAAGGCGGGTATGATGGCATTGATTCGAAGGCATGTTGACGAATTGTCGCTGTCAGAGGGCAGAACAGAAGAGATCACAAACCTGACGGTGCTGCTTAAGGAAGGGGCTATCTCAATGGCTCATGTTCAGGGAAATCTTAATGCGGCGTTTGAAGCCAAGGGAATACTGGAAAATATTCTAAATGGTTATGCTGACGAATAA
- a CDS encoding acetyltransferase has translation MIIEVVEKADHLKLIEIWEASVRATHDFLAEDDLQELKPLILEQYFDAVDLRCAKNGHGEILGFCGVHDGNIEMLFIAPDARGKGVGAMLAAHAIDEQGALKVDVNEQNVQALGFYQHIGFQVTGRSPVDGQGKAYPLLHMAL, from the coding sequence ATGATTATTGAGGTCGTAGAAAAAGCAGACCACCTTAAGCTGATAGAAATTTGGGAAGCCTCGGTCAGGGCAACCCATGATTTTCTGGCGGAGGATGATCTGCAAGAATTGAAACCGTTAATTCTGGAGCAGTATTTTGACGCCGTTGATCTAAGGTGTGCTAAGAATGGCCATGGTGAAATACTGGGTTTCTGTGGCGTTCATGACGGTAATATTGAAATGCTGTTCATTGCACCTGATGCGCGAGGAAAAGGGGTTGGTGCCATGTTAGCTGCTCATGCTATTGATGAGCAGGGTGCGTTAAAGGTTGATGTCAATGAGCAGAATGTGCAAGCGCTTGGTTTTTACCAGCATATTGGTTTTCAGGTGACAGGTCGCTCACCAGTCGATGGGCAGGGTAAGGCTTATCCGTTGTTGCATATGGCCCTGTAA
- a CDS encoding LysE family translocator, translating to MSLLEIVVLFVVMAVLALVPSASVALVVARSSAGGFLNGAAVAAGVVIGDLVFVFLAVLGMAALAEAMSGFFLIFRYVAGVYLIWFGISLLRSKAAVRVPAGRSVSTLSTSLLSGLVVTLGDVKAILFYASLFPAFVDLATIKTSDVATIMLLTVVSVGGVKLGYAYSASRIISLARGFKAQGAVKVTAGGFMVGAGSYLIAKT from the coding sequence ATGAGCCTACTTGAAATAGTTGTTCTCTTTGTCGTAATGGCGGTTTTGGCGCTCGTGCCGAGTGCTAGCGTAGCCTTGGTTGTCGCTCGATCTTCGGCAGGTGGGTTCCTGAACGGTGCGGCTGTTGCAGCCGGTGTCGTAATTGGTGACCTCGTTTTTGTGTTTCTAGCCGTTCTGGGAATGGCCGCGTTGGCCGAAGCGATGAGCGGCTTTTTTCTGATTTTCAGGTATGTGGCGGGAGTGTATCTGATCTGGTTCGGGATAAGCCTTTTGAGGTCGAAGGCCGCTGTGCGAGTTCCGGCTGGCCGCTCAGTATCAACCTTATCTACAAGTCTCCTTTCTGGCTTGGTTGTTACCCTTGGTGATGTGAAAGCCATTTTATTCTATGCAAGCTTGTTTCCTGCTTTTGTCGATCTGGCCACCATCAAGACTTCGGACGTTGCAACGATTATGCTTTTGACCGTGGTTTCCGTCGGCGGCGTTAAATTGGGTTATGCATATTCCGCGAGCAGAATCATATCTTTGGCTAGAGGGTTCAAGGCACAAGGCGCTGTTAAAGTCACTGCTGGTGGGTTTATGGTTGGCGCAGGTTCGTATCTCATAGCAAAGACTTAG
- a CDS encoding toxin-antitoxin system YwqK family antitoxin, translating into MKALWILLALLPSALWAAEQPRQWLDYNLQPVEAGSDKAVYYHAPAVRDGDRWKLTLYYKDSSDGEAVPALKTQLDGPDLASAHMVGEEIHYYEDGSVKLRGTRNENGKWHGEFTRYRKNGHYTVTQLRNGVRHGSERHFYANGQLESEQHYVDGEKADGERIRYDKNGAVKERYTIVDGEKHGVHEHSRDGVVFKRTHYKHGQMDGLFQRFTSDGEKVLEAPYVDGERHGLVKAWRKGKLSEETHYRAGKRHGVAKRWRNGVLEEEVHYVDGRKRGDARYFYRDGSRESYEHRDDNGKLTERRSYDRKGALTRLLVVEDSAYGPAERKEQYNDDGSLSRRTIYSDDRRWIMEERYADDGEEVIYRRETVDHEPHGLQIRPSYVRADATEITRYEHGVPVGDYREIDKDGNVLSNGQYRNGEKVGDWVISEYGRTVYESYDNEGRLQGERREEATDGGSLREHYVAGELHGEQVKRKKDGSLVSRGEYRHGEKTGRWREYDEFVKGLFEGEYVDGKRHGPWLAYSDEGYEMARFRFEHGDPVGKSYVFARNGSLREVIPYKDGKKHGKREAYSNGALVEVERFRNGKRHGLSEYFLSYGERYMAEEYDNGTYVRSIDDSEEIKKR; encoded by the coding sequence ATGAAAGCACTCTGGATTTTACTGGCGCTCCTGCCTTCGGCCTTGTGGGCGGCGGAGCAACCGCGGCAATGGCTGGACTACAACCTGCAGCCGGTGGAGGCCGGCAGCGATAAGGCCGTCTACTACCATGCACCGGCAGTGCGCGACGGCGATCGCTGGAAGCTCACGCTCTATTACAAGGACAGCAGCGACGGCGAGGCCGTACCGGCGCTCAAAACACAGCTGGATGGCCCGGACCTCGCCAGCGCACATATGGTCGGCGAGGAGATCCACTACTACGAAGACGGCAGTGTAAAACTTCGCGGTACCCGCAACGAAAATGGCAAGTGGCACGGCGAGTTCACCCGCTACCGGAAGAACGGCCACTACACCGTCACCCAACTGCGCAACGGCGTGCGTCACGGCAGCGAACGACACTTCTACGCCAATGGCCAGCTGGAAAGCGAGCAGCACTATGTCGACGGGGAGAAAGCCGACGGCGAGCGCATCCGCTACGACAAAAACGGGGCGGTGAAAGAGCGCTACACGATCGTGGACGGCGAGAAGCACGGTGTGCACGAGCACTCCCGCGATGGTGTTGTGTTCAAGCGCACGCACTACAAGCACGGCCAGATGGACGGTCTGTTTCAGCGCTTCACCAGCGATGGCGAAAAAGTGCTCGAGGCCCCCTACGTCGATGGCGAGAGACACGGTCTGGTCAAGGCGTGGCGAAAAGGAAAGCTCAGCGAGGAAACACACTACCGGGCAGGGAAGCGGCACGGCGTGGCCAAGCGCTGGAGAAATGGGGTACTGGAGGAGGAAGTCCACTATGTCGACGGCCGTAAGCGCGGGGATGCCCGCTACTTCTATCGGGATGGCTCGCGCGAAAGTTACGAGCACCGCGACGATAACGGCAAGTTGACCGAGCGGCGCAGCTACGACCGGAAGGGCGCTCTGACCAGGCTCCTTGTCGTCGAGGATAGTGCCTACGGCCCGGCGGAGCGCAAAGAGCAGTATAACGACGACGGCAGTCTGTCCCGGCGCACTATCTACAGCGATGACCGTCGCTGGATTATGGAAGAGAGATACGCAGACGACGGCGAAGAGGTTATCTATCGTCGCGAAACCGTTGATCACGAGCCACACGGCCTCCAGATCCGCCCCTCCTACGTGCGGGCTGATGCCACCGAGATTACCCGCTACGAGCACGGCGTACCAGTCGGTGATTACCGAGAGATCGACAAGGATGGCAATGTGCTGTCCAACGGTCAGTACCGGAATGGTGAAAAAGTCGGCGACTGGGTAATCAGTGAGTACGGCCGCACTGTCTATGAATCCTACGACAACGAAGGACGCCTGCAGGGGGAACGGCGCGAAGAGGCCACTGACGGCGGATCGCTACGAGAGCACTACGTCGCCGGCGAGCTGCACGGAGAGCAGGTCAAGAGGAAAAAGGACGGCAGCCTGGTCAGTCGTGGCGAATATCGCCACGGCGAGAAAACCGGCCGCTGGCGCGAATACGACGAATTCGTTAAAGGTCTCTTCGAGGGTGAATACGTCGACGGAAAAAGACACGGCCCCTGGCTCGCCTATTCCGACGAGGGCTATGAAATGGCCCGATTTCGCTTCGAGCACGGCGACCCCGTCGGCAAAAGCTACGTCTTCGCCCGCAATGGCTCACTGCGGGAAGTCATTCCCTACAAGGACGGTAAGAAACACGGAAAGCGTGAAGCGTACAGCAACGGTGCGCTGGTGGAGGTCGAACGCTTCCGCAATGGCAAGCGCCACGGACTCTCAGAGTACTTCCTTTCCTACGGAGAGCGCTATATGGCCGAAGAATATGATAACGGCACCTACGTGCGCTCGATCGATGACAGCGAAGAGATAAAAAAACGATGA
- a CDS encoding outer membrane protein assembly factor BamB family protein produces MMAHFRYGARLAAMVFAIAGCGPAANDSPAVVYRGNAERTGLFAGEGPAEKPQELWRFLTLGVLTETPVIAGDTLFVGTTDESVYALDLHTGKRRWRFKAFGNIRDSVAVDRDRVYVASEDNNFYTLDRATGEKLWSSRFDKTPQGAAAVRNGRVYFGGFDKKVRALDAATGTPVWEFAAKQSVGAGVTLVDDTVYVAAFDGRLYALHRETGKVLWQVPAGGGQWLTTAPAVHDGQVFVGGWGQKLSAIDTTSGEINWSFDAGMRVDHPPAVAHSQVYISGLGPLHVVDEKSGELRWTFGERIFRSVAATAERIYAACGKQICALQPDSGELLWRSETLSDTVTSITVYADRLYVGTIDGYIYALQ; encoded by the coding sequence ATGATGGCGCACTTCAGGTACGGCGCCCGCCTGGCGGCAATGGTGTTCGCAATCGCGGGCTGCGGGCCGGCGGCGAACGACAGCCCGGCAGTGGTATACCGCGGCAATGCCGAGCGCACCGGGCTGTTTGCGGGCGAAGGGCCGGCTGAAAAGCCGCAAGAGTTGTGGCGCTTTCTCACCCTCGGCGTCCTCACCGAAACACCGGTGATCGCTGGCGATACCCTGTTTGTCGGCACCACCGATGAGTCCGTCTACGCACTGGACCTGCACACGGGAAAGCGGCGCTGGCGCTTCAAGGCCTTTGGCAATATCCGTGACAGCGTCGCCGTGGATCGAGACCGGGTCTATGTGGCCAGCGAAGACAATAACTTTTATACCCTGGATCGCGCCACCGGCGAAAAGCTCTGGAGCTCGCGTTTCGATAAGACTCCGCAGGGAGCGGCCGCTGTCAGAAACGGGCGAGTGTACTTCGGTGGTTTCGATAAAAAGGTACGCGCCCTGGACGCGGCTACCGGCACACCGGTATGGGAGTTCGCGGCCAAGCAGTCGGTAGGGGCTGGTGTCACCCTCGTGGACGACACCGTTTATGTCGCCGCCTTCGATGGCCGCCTTTACGCCCTGCACCGGGAAACCGGAAAAGTACTGTGGCAGGTTCCCGCAGGCGGGGGCCAGTGGCTGACCACCGCCCCGGCGGTACACGACGGCCAGGTCTTCGTGGGCGGCTGGGGGCAGAAACTGTCGGCCATCGACACCACGAGCGGCGAGATCAACTGGTCCTTCGATGCCGGTATGCGGGTTGATCACCCGCCCGCCGTGGCCCACAGCCAGGTCTATATCAGCGGCCTTGGGCCGCTGCATGTGGTGGACGAGAAAAGTGGCGAACTTCGCTGGACCTTTGGCGAGCGGATCTTCCGCTCCGTCGCCGCCACCGCCGAGCGGATCTACGCCGCCTGCGGCAAACAGATCTGTGCACTGCAACCGGACAGCGGCGAGCTACTCTGGCGGTCCGAGACACTGAGCGATACGGTCACCAGTATTACCGTGTACGCCGACCGCCTGTATGTCGGCACGATCGATGGCTATATCTACGCACTGCAGTAG
- the mnmH gene encoding tRNA 2-selenouridine(34) synthase MnmH: protein MSSDTPACTDSADYREIFLHDVPMIDTRAPVEFNRGSFPTAVNLPLMTDDERQKVGTCYKQHGQQAAIALGHDLVSGATKEARVTAWAEFAHTHPEGYLFCFRGGLRSQISQQWLAEAGVRYPRITGGYKAMRTFLIEETESAVRDCGFTLVGGMTGTGKTEVLIQLDNAVDLEGHANHRGSSFGKRATAQPTQITFENALAIDFLKRRAAGQSRFVLEDESRLIGRCSVPLSLHQGMRDYPLVWLEDTLDSRVERILRDYVVDLCAEFVALHGAEKGPMAFAQALRQNLANIRKRLGGQRHTELDIIMQDALQQQIADGTVERHRDWIAALIRDYYDPMYAHQAEKKAVRIVFRGNQQEVIEYLRAQAK, encoded by the coding sequence ATGAGCTCGGATACACCCGCATGCACCGACAGCGCGGACTATCGGGAAATTTTTCTGCACGATGTACCGATGATCGATACGCGCGCACCGGTGGAGTTCAACAGAGGCTCTTTCCCCACCGCCGTCAATCTGCCGCTGATGACGGATGACGAACGTCAGAAAGTGGGTACCTGCTACAAACAACACGGACAGCAGGCAGCCATCGCCCTGGGCCACGACTTGGTCAGCGGTGCTACCAAAGAAGCCCGAGTAACCGCCTGGGCGGAATTCGCTCACACGCACCCGGAAGGCTACCTGTTCTGTTTTCGTGGCGGCCTACGTTCACAGATCAGCCAACAGTGGCTGGCAGAAGCCGGAGTTCGCTACCCGCGGATTACCGGCGGTTACAAGGCAATGCGCACTTTCCTGATCGAAGAAACTGAAAGCGCAGTGCGCGACTGCGGCTTTACCCTGGTCGGCGGCATGACCGGTACCGGCAAAACGGAAGTGCTGATTCAACTGGACAACGCCGTGGATCTCGAGGGCCACGCCAACCATCGAGGCTCCAGCTTCGGCAAGCGGGCAACGGCACAACCAACACAAATCACATTTGAAAATGCCCTGGCCATCGACTTCCTCAAACGCCGCGCCGCCGGTCAATCCCGATTCGTGCTGGAAGATGAGAGCCGCCTGATCGGCCGCTGTTCCGTTCCGCTATCGCTCCATCAGGGAATGCGCGACTACCCGTTGGTATGGCTGGAGGATACTCTGGACAGTCGTGTCGAGCGGATTTTGAGAGATTATGTAGTCGACCTGTGTGCAGAGTTTGTCGCGCTGCACGGTGCTGAAAAAGGCCCGATGGCATTTGCGCAGGCACTACGACAAAACCTGGCCAACATCCGAAAGCGTCTCGGTGGTCAACGCCACACAGAGCTGGATATCATCATGCAGGACGCTTTGCAGCAACAAATTGCAGACGGTACGGTAGAACGGCACCGAGATTGGATTGCCGCGCTGATACGGGATTACTATGACCCCATGTATGCCCACCAAGCTGAAAAGAAAGCAGTGCGTATTGTATTTCGCGGCAACCAACAGGAAGTCATCGAGTACCTTCGGGCACAGGCAAAGTAA
- the selD gene encoding selenide, water dikinase SelD, translating into MSTNAPTASAQPVRLTQYSHGAGCGCKIAPAVLDRILADSGAPLPDPDLWVGNASRDDAAVYALDEKRGVVSTTDFFMPIVDDPYDFGRIAATNAISDIYAMGADPLMAIAILGWPVNVLPPEVAREVIRGGRAVCAAAGIPLAGGHSIDAPEPIFGLAVTGVVEKSLLKRNDTATAGSKLYLTKPLGIGVLTTAEKQNRLREEDIGVARDLMCTLNRPGSQFARLAGVTAMTDVTGFGLLGHLVEMADGSGLCAELDYGAVPRIASVPHYLEQGCIPGGTGRNFESYGHRVRLSADSQHQLLCDPQTSGGLLVAVTPEGEADFLAVTKEQGLQLAPIGELIARDDTDHRVAVIVR; encoded by the coding sequence ATGTCCACTAATGCCCCCACAGCCTCCGCCCAGCCCGTTCGCCTCACCCAGTACAGCCATGGCGCCGGTTGTGGCTGTAAGATTGCGCCGGCGGTGCTCGACAGAATCCTTGCGGACAGTGGTGCCCCACTCCCCGATCCGGACCTGTGGGTGGGGAACGCCTCCCGCGACGATGCCGCAGTGTATGCACTGGACGAAAAGCGCGGCGTGGTGTCGACCACCGATTTCTTTATGCCGATCGTGGATGATCCGTACGACTTCGGCCGTATCGCCGCTACCAATGCCATCAGCGACATCTACGCCATGGGCGCGGACCCGCTGATGGCAATTGCCATTCTTGGCTGGCCGGTGAATGTGCTGCCCCCGGAAGTGGCGCGGGAAGTCATTCGCGGCGGCCGCGCGGTGTGTGCAGCGGCGGGAATCCCGCTGGCGGGCGGCCACTCCATCGATGCCCCGGAACCCATCTTCGGTCTGGCAGTGACCGGCGTCGTGGAAAAAAGCCTGCTGAAACGCAATGACACCGCCACCGCCGGCAGCAAACTCTACCTGACCAAACCCCTCGGTATTGGGGTGCTCACCACGGCAGAAAAACAGAACAGACTGCGCGAGGAAGATATCGGCGTGGCACGGGATCTAATGTGTACTCTCAACCGACCCGGCAGCCAGTTTGCCCGGCTTGCCGGTGTCACCGCGATGACCGATGTCACCGGTTTCGGACTGCTCGGGCATCTGGTGGAAATGGCGGATGGCAGCGGCCTCTGCGCCGAACTGGACTATGGCGCCGTACCCCGTATTGCCAGCGTGCCCCACTACCTCGAACAGGGGTGTATCCCCGGCGGCACTGGACGTAACTTTGAGAGCTATGGCCACCGTGTTCGCCTGAGCGCGGATAGCCAACACCAGCTACTTTGCGACCCCCAGACCAGCGGCGGACTGCTGGTCGCGGTAACCCCGGAAGGCGAAGCAGATTTCCTTGCGGTGACGAAAGAGCAGGGGCTGCAACTCGCGCCCATCGGTGAACTGATCGCCAGAGACGACACCGATCACCGGGTTGCGGTGATCGTTCGATGA
- a CDS encoding catalase, which yields MSKDKTHRTTTDGGIPVASDEYSLTVGPDGPIILQDHYLIEQMANFNREHIPERQPHAKGSGAFGYFEVTNDMSAYTKAAVFQPGTKTDTLIRFSTVAGEKGSPDTWRDPRGFALKFYTSEGNYDLVGNNTPVFFIRDPMKFQHFIRSQKRRADSGLRDHDMQWDFWTLSPESAHQVTWLMGDRGIPKTYRHMNGYSSHTYMWVNAKGERFWVKYHFKSDQGVESLTQEEADRIAGEDSDAHRRDLFNAIANGDYPSWTLNVQIMPYEEAKNYRFNPFDLTKVWPHGDYPLQEVGKLVLDRNPTDFHSEIEQAAFEPNNLVPGIGFSPDKMLQARVFSYADAHRARMGVNYKQIPVNRPKCPVHSYSKDGAMRVENVSDPVYAPNSKGGPKADHSFTEKWEASGEFVHAAYTSHKEDGDFVQPGILVREVMDDAERERLVSNVVGHLKAGVSDEVLKRAFEYWRNVDKDIGDRIEKGVKGS from the coding sequence GTGAGTAAGGATAAAACCCACCGCACTACGACAGATGGCGGTATTCCGGTTGCCAGCGACGAATACTCTCTGACAGTAGGCCCGGATGGCCCCATCATCCTGCAGGATCACTACCTGATTGAGCAGATGGCGAACTTCAACCGCGAACATATCCCCGAGCGGCAGCCCCATGCCAAGGGCTCGGGCGCCTTCGGTTATTTTGAAGTGACCAACGACATGAGTGCCTACACCAAGGCAGCAGTGTTCCAGCCCGGCACCAAAACCGACACTCTGATTCGCTTTTCCACGGTGGCGGGGGAAAAGGGCAGCCCGGATACCTGGCGTGACCCGCGCGGCTTTGCGCTCAAGTTCTATACCAGTGAAGGGAATTACGATCTGGTGGGAAATAATACCCCGGTATTCTTCATTCGCGACCCGATGAAATTTCAGCATTTTATCCGCTCGCAGAAGCGCCGTGCGGATTCGGGGCTGCGCGATCACGATATGCAGTGGGATTTCTGGACCCTGTCACCGGAGTCTGCGCACCAGGTGACCTGGCTGATGGGAGACCGGGGTATACCCAAGACCTATCGCCATATGAATGGCTATTCGAGCCACACCTATATGTGGGTGAACGCCAAGGGAGAGCGTTTCTGGGTGAAGTACCATTTCAAGTCTGATCAGGGCGTGGAAAGCCTGACCCAGGAAGAAGCGGACCGTATTGCAGGGGAGGATTCCGACGCGCACCGCCGGGATCTGTTTAACGCGATCGCCAATGGGGATTATCCCAGCTGGACTCTGAACGTACAGATCATGCCCTATGAGGAGGCGAAGAATTATCGCTTCAATCCCTTCGACCTGACCAAGGTCTGGCCGCACGGTGACTACCCATTGCAGGAAGTGGGCAAGCTGGTGCTGGATCGCAACCCCACCGATTTCCACAGCGAAATCGAGCAGGCGGCGTTCGAGCCGAACAATCTGGTACCGGGCATCGGTTTCAGCCCGGACAAGATGTTACAGGCGCGAGTATTCTCTTACGCCGACGCCCACCGCGCACGTATGGGCGTGAACTACAAACAGATTCCGGTAAATCGTCCCAAGTGTCCGGTGCACAGTTACAGCAAAGACGGCGCCATGCGGGTAGAGAATGTGTCTGACCCGGTGTATGCCCCGAATTCCAAAGGTGGTCCCAAAGCAGATCACTCGTTCACCGAAAAGTGGGAAGCCAGCGGTGAGTTTGTGCACGCAGCCTATACATCGCACAAGGAAGATGGCGACTTCGTGCAACCGGGCATACTGGTACGCGAGGTGATGGACGATGCAGAGCGGGAGCGATTGGTATCCAATGTGGTTGGGCACCTCAAGGCGGGCGTATCGGATGAAGTTCTGAAGCGCGCCTTTGAGTACTGGCGCAATGTAGACAAGGATATTGGCGACCGTATCGAAAAGGGTGTGAAAGGCAGCTGA
- a CDS encoding glycoside hydrolase family 88/105 protein → MSGAVLALAAFSASAIVPSDTSWAERMALSDMQRNPEPWQIDFRTTPKWNYTHGLMMTAYQRLYEETGDKRYADHIQDYADTMIDADGSIDTYKLSNYNIDHLTPGRMLLFLEQYSPKPRYQKALQTLTTQLEGQPRTSDGGFWHKKRYPHQMWLDGLYMGAPFYAQYLNRTGAEASAFDDVQHQFDLVMQHQIDPQTGLPYHAWDESREQKWADPESGVSPNFWSRSIGWYVMALVDAIEYFPEDHAGREVLSGYLQQVLDATLRYRDAESNLWYQVTDQGGREGNYLEATGSVMFVYAMAKGANRGYLPPRYRELAEQSFTGLVDQLVRIDADDHEVHLMKNCAVAGLGGNPYRDGSFEYYISEPVRDNDPKGVGPFILASLELEK, encoded by the coding sequence ATGTCAGGTGCGGTGCTCGCCCTGGCTGCGTTCAGTGCTTCCGCAATCGTTCCCTCCGACACCAGCTGGGCAGAGCGTATGGCGCTGTCGGATATGCAGCGCAATCCGGAGCCGTGGCAAATCGATTTCCGTACGACGCCAAAGTGGAATTACACCCACGGCTTGATGATGACCGCCTACCAGCGGCTGTATGAAGAGACCGGCGACAAGCGCTACGCCGATCATATTCAGGACTACGCGGATACCATGATCGATGCCGACGGCAGCATCGACACCTACAAGCTCAGTAACTACAACATCGATCACCTGACCCCAGGGCGGATGCTGCTGTTTCTCGAGCAGTACAGCCCAAAACCCCGCTACCAAAAAGCGCTGCAGACCCTGACCACCCAGTTGGAAGGCCAACCCCGTACCAGCGACGGCGGCTTCTGGCACAAGAAGCGCTATCCGCACCAGATGTGGCTGGACGGCCTGTATATGGGGGCGCCTTTCTATGCCCAGTACCTGAACCGCACCGGCGCAGAAGCGTCCGCGTTTGACGACGTGCAGCATCAGTTTGATCTGGTGATGCAGCACCAGATCGACCCGCAAACCGGTCTCCCTTACCACGCCTGGGACGAGAGTCGCGAGCAGAAATGGGCCGACCCGGAGAGTGGCGTTTCGCCGAACTTCTGGTCCCGCTCCATCGGCTGGTATGTGATGGCCCTGGTCGATGCGATCGAGTATTTCCCCGAAGACCACGCAGGCCGAGAGGTACTCTCCGGGTACCTGCAACAGGTGCTGGATGCGACGCTCAGGTACCGGGATGCAGAGTCCAACCTCTGGTACCAGGTCACCGATCAGGGCGGTCGTGAGGGCAATTATCTGGAGGCTACCGGCAGCGTGATGTTCGTGTATGCCATGGCCAAGGGGGCCAACCGTGGATACCTGCCGCCGCGCTATCGGGAACTGGCAGAACAAAGCTTTACCGGCCTGGTGGATCAGCTGGTACGGATAGATGCGGACGATCATGAAGTACACCTGATGAAGAACTGCGCCGTTGCCGGTCTTGGAGGTAACCCATACCGGGATGGCTCCTTCGAGTACTACATCAGTGAACCGGTGCGGGATAACGACCCGAAAGGTGTGGGGCCTTTTATCCTCGCCAGCCTGGAGCTGGAAAAATAA